A single genomic interval of Notolabrus celidotus isolate fNotCel1 chromosome 13, fNotCel1.pri, whole genome shotgun sequence harbors:
- the tbpl1 gene encoding TATA box-binding protein-like protein 1, which translates to MDSSNDEALDIIITNVVATFRTRCHLNLRTIALEGINVIYKPEVGKVLMKLRKPKITASIWSSGKIICTGATSEDDAKIGARRLARCLQKLGFKVRFSAFKVVNVLAVCSMPFSIRLIDFTKKNRPIASYEPELHPAATYKIKTIKATIQVFSTGSITVTGPNVQNVATAVEQVYPLLFECQKPLCK; encoded by the exons ATGGATTCCAGCAACGATGAAGCACTGGATATCATCATCACCAACGTGGTGGCAACCTTCAGGACCAGGTGCCACCTCAACCTGCGCACCATCGCCTTAGAGGGAATCAATGTCATCTATAAGCCGGAAGTGGGG AAAGTCCTGATGAAGCTTCGTAAACCCAAGATTACAGCCTCAATCTGGTCCTCAGGGAAAATAATCTGCACTGGAGCAACAAG TGAGGACGACGCTAAGATCGGGGCCCGGAGGTTAGCGcgctgtctgcagaaactggGCTTTAAG GTGAGGTTTTCTGCCTTCAAAGTGGTGAACGTGCTGGCAGTGTGCTCCATGCCGTTTTCAATCCGCCTCATAGACTTCACCAAGAAAAACCGCCCGATCGCAAG TTATGAACCAGAGCTCCATCCTGCGGCCACGTACAAGATCAAAACTATCAAGGCCACCATCCAGGTGTTCTCCACCGGCAGCATCACAGTTACAG GACCAAATGTGCAGAATGTGGCCACAGCTGTGGAGCAGGTCTACCCACTACTGTTCGAGTGTCAGAAACCCCTCTGCAAATGA